The Diceros bicornis minor isolate mBicDic1 chromosome 28, mDicBic1.mat.cur, whole genome shotgun sequence genomic sequence CTGTTCTATCAATTTCTCCTTGCACTTTACATGCTGATGCTATATTGTTTGGTGGATATATAATCACATTTACTATATCTCCACTGAGAATTTCACTTGTTGTTGTCATAGATGCCCTTCTTTTTCTCAATTAAGGCTTTTCCCCCTGAAATCAGTGGTGACAGATATTAAGTTCACGTCCTTGACGTTCTTCTTGTTTGCACTCATCCAGTTTCTTCATGAACCTTTTGATTGTGAGCCCATCTCCATCACATCTTTTTAAAGTGTGTTTTTATATATAGTACTAGTTCAGTCTTGCTTTGTGATCCAATTGGaaactttttctttaataagGAAACTGAACAAGTTTTTCAGTTATGGCTATGATGATACATTTGCTCTCAGTTCAATGAagttatttgtatttgttttgcttttataacttTGAAAGACCTTTCActgtgtggtttgttttctttgttgtatGTAAGTGTTTTTTCCAATAATTTGGAAGATCTGGATTTTAATCCAGTGGAAAATTTTATAACCAAAATTTCATGTAATACCTTTTATTCTCTATTTACTTAAATAATGTATATTCACTCCCTGTGATGAATAATTAcaatattaattaattttctcttctgtacttcccccttcctttccctcctcatcTAACACATGTTGATTTTCTTGCTTCTAAATATCTACATTGGTACTGTGAATGTATGCCTCCATTACTTGAATTTTCAGCTTTAAATGATATCACTTATTCATAtctataaagatgaagaaatccaCTTTAATACCTCTCATTTTCTCTCCCCTTTCTTTTCTCGATTTTTTGTGAGAgctaaataatttctatttacaTTCTGGCACTGTGGTCTTCACTCTTGTTTCCGACTTGATTCTAGACTTAAATAGGGTCCTGTTACCACTAACATTTTTGTCATCCTTTATCCACTTAAAGTATGGCTGCTGAGGTTTGTTCTCTAGCAGCTTCTTCGAGAAGAGTTAAGGGGAACAATATTCCTGTGTTGTTCTATATTCAAAAGTGTCTGTTGCCTTAATACTTGAATGAGACTTTGGCTCAGTGTAAAATTCTTGGGtcactctttctttccttggAGGCTTGGTGGAGGCATTGCCCAATAGCTCCTAAGGTTGAACATTACTGTGAAAAAGCATAATGCTAGTCTGATTTTTTACCTTATACATAATTAGAAATTGCTGCATGGATGCCTGAGGACTGTCTTCCTCATCTTGAATCCCAGTAAACCTTACTAGGATAGATGTCAGTGTGGAACACTCAGGATAAATGTTTCCGTGGAACTGTGCAGATGTTCAATGTGGAGtcgattctatttttaaatatcttttctatTCCTATATTTCAGTTATCTTCTTTGAGGATCTCTATTTTGTATAGGTTATATCTTTTTTGCCTTTCTCtcatagatttttctctttaaactttCTTAAAGCCTTATCCATCTCATTTTCTTATGTTATCACGTGTTTTTAGGAGTGTTTAGCTTTCATATGctgcttcttattttatttaaattttgtgatgatttatttttcttccactctTTCGCTGAGCTTGTCTAATTTACATTTTCCAATCCTTCTGTTGACTTACTATCTCCTCCATAAGATCATGTTTTTCTGCTTTGGATTTTGTTTCATGGAGGtgattgcttccttttttttttttttttttaattcatggagaaatatttgaaaaaattccaTCTGTTCCATGGCAAAAGTTCTTGGCATGGGTTCTTCATTTGCCATGTGTTTcccctgttcttttcttctttttatcttatAATAGCATTACATATGCTTATTCCCATTGTGAAACTCATTTACGAATAAGGTACTTCCTGGCGTGAATATTTGCACAAGTGTCACTGCAGGAAGGAACAAGATCATACTCCAGGGCAACAAAGGTTTTCTTTATGACCCAGGGTTGTAAGTTTAAGTTGCTTTAGCCTTTACAGCcctgagtcagagagagaaggaagctgtAGGAACGTTCCCAATGCAGTGTCGCTCTGGCCCCAGCCCCCAACACAATCAGACGAAGTCCTGCAAATGCAGCTCATTTGTGTGAGTCTTCATCCAGCACCACGCCCTCTGTTCTCAGAACCAAACTTCTACACAGGCTCCGGCTGCCAGATCGCCCATCACATTCTCACACTAGCACAGGATTCTGTATTTGCACCTTGGAGAAGGGGCCTTATCAATTCTTCCAGAGATCCATAACCACGGACATCCCCTCCTCACTTCATTTTGCTCCCCTGATCAATCTCTGCTGTTTTTCACACCCTGTCCACCTATTGTATGGTTCGGGATATCAAGTGCCTCCTTGGTTACATCTAAGAtagaatttgttttctgtttttaattttcctgGTTGGCTTTTGGTGCTTTCTGAAAGCAGAAGAGAGGAAATGCTGGCTTTATGCTGATATCTTCAATTTAGATGTGCCCTAATGTCCTTATAATAAAACCCCTTTCTGCTTAAAACAGAGCTGTCATCTGTAGCTTGCAACTAAGCTGGATGGATGTGGAAATTTGCACCAAGTGTGGTTGCAGGCAACATTGGTTCAGGAGGCATTAGGGCTCTTCAAAACGTCCTGGCTACTCTCTCCTTCCAGGCAATGGGCAGAACTGTATTTCTGTGCCCACCGGAAGTCAGGTGTAGCCATGTGACTTGTTCTGGCcagtgaaatgtgagcagaagtaacATGTGGCACTTCCAGACAAAAGCTTTCAGATCCAGTGATTAGGCtgtctgtttttttaattaatatactttatttttcagagcagttttaggctcACAGCAAAATAGAGTGGAAAgtacaaagagttcccataaaATTCCTTGCTCCTATACACGCacaacctcccccactatcaacatccctcaccacagggtacatttgttacaatcaatgaacctacattgacacaccaTTATCTCCCAAGGTCCACAGTTTACAacacttttggtgttgtacattctatgggttttgacaaatgtataacgacatgtctccaccattatagtatcatacagaattgtttgactgctctaaaaatccttcATGttttgcctattcatccctctctccccgccaagccctggcaaccactaatctttttactgtctccatagttttctcttttccagaatgtcgtatatagttagaatcatacagtcTGTGGccatttcagattggcttctgtcACTTAGAATTATGTACTTatggttcctccatgtcttttcataacttgatagctcatttctttttagttgttGGATGTACCACCATTTACTtgtccattcacctgctgaaggacatctcagttgcttctaagttttggctactataaataaagttgttataaatatctctgtgcaggtttttgtgtggacacaagttTCACTttacttgggtaaataccaaggagcgcaattactggatcgtatggtaagagcatgtttagttttgcagGAAActgcaaactgtcttccaaagtggctgcaccattttgcattcctaccagcaatgcatgagttCCTTCTGCTCCACACTCTCaccagtatttggtgttgtcagtgttctggattttgaccaTTCTTATAGGTGTGCAATAtctcgttgttgttttaatttgcaactcCCTAACGACATATgttgttgagtatcttttcatatgcttacttgtcatctgtatatcttttttggtgagcagtccgttcatgtcttttgcccattgttAGGTTGTTCATCTTctgattgttgagttttaagagttcattgtatattttggatCTGTCTTTATCAAATGTGTctcatgcaaatattttctcccagtatgtggtttgtcttctcattctcttagcattgtctttcacagagcggaagtgcttaattttaatgaagttcagcttatcaattatttctttcatggatcatgtctttggtgttgtatctaaaaagtcatcccCCTTCCCAAGGTCATTTAGATTTTCTACTATgttattttctaggaattttatagttttgcattttacgtttgtctatgatccattttgagttattttttgtgaagagtgtaaggtctgtgtctaggttcattttttgtaggtggatgtccagttgttctagcaccatttgttgaaaagactaactttgctccattgtatttcctttgctcctttgtcagtCAGTTGACTACACTTatgagggtctatttctgggctctctattctgttctactgatctatttgtctgtgctttcaccagtaccacattgtcttgattactgtagctttatcatAAGTCTTAAGTTGTgtggtgtcagtcctccaactgtgttcttctccttcaatactgAGTCAGCTATtcgggtcttttgcctttccctgtaaactttagaatcagtttgtcaataccCAAGATATAACTTGCTGGGATTGCACTGACTCTGTAGATCcagttggggagaactgacatcttgacaatattgaaccttcctatccatgaacatgaaatatctctccatttatttcttcttcagtatCCTTCATCAGAATTTGGGGGTTTTCCTCATACTTTTTTggttagattttgttttgttagatttatacctaagtatttcattttgggggagtGCTATTGTAAGTgataatgtttttaatttcaaatttcacttgttcattgctggtatataggaaagtgaatgacttttgcatattaaccttgcatcctgcaaccttgctacaATCACGTATTAGTTCCAGGAgcttttgtcaattcttttggatgttctacatagacaatcacgtcatctgcaaacaaagacagttttatttcttccttccccctctgtgttccttttatttctttttcttgtcttattgcgtGTGCTAGGACTTCTAGCATGATTTTGAAAAGCAGTGATGAGAAGGGACATTCTTGCCTTGCTCCTGATCATAGCAGAAAaacttcaagtttctcaccattaagtatgatgttacctgtagGCTTTTGGTAAATGTTCTTGCTCCAGATCCTCAAGTGGATAAAGAACATTTCTCTTCTGCTCCCAGTTGCTGAGACATGTCCAGTGATCAGTCTGGTTTAAactactgattttatttattaaaagttaCTGTTGTCAGTGCAATATAACATGACCTGTCATGACTGATATAGGAAAAATCTGATCAGTCTGGCTAGATTTTAGCTGAGGGTAGTAGAAAGCTACTTAGGATTAAGGGATGGGACCCTGGACATACTGGCACACAGCTACAAAACAACGTATCTGGAGATGTGGTCACCTGAGACACATGCCTTTTGAAGGCAAGACTTTGAGAGGCTGGCTGAACACCACCATAAAACAGAAAAGGCTTGAGAAACTCAAGGACTGtagggtggtgtggttccttcgACAGTGCTGGGTAGTTGACAGAAGAAAGTGATAGGCTCAAAGTCCTACATTTTTAGCTCAAGACCTGGACTGAGAATCAGGGACTTTCTATTACTTCGTAGAAAAATCTCTCATATCATTTGCAGCTGCGAGACTGAGATAACTGAAAACCAGAGTCATATCAACAGGTGAATTCCTAACCGGACCAGAGCTCCCATGGGAAAGTTGAAGCACTGGCCAGCTAGAGTGGGGCCGTCAGAATTGAAATGGGGACATTCAGGTGACCTCGGCAGACTCAGGTACCCTGAACACCCAACCTCTCCGAGGTTCACTTCGAgaaatcagcccctcctccccaatcAACAAGGCTATCTGTGCCTTGCTTGAAGACTCTTATCTTCGGGGAGTTACTTCCAAGGAGAATCCAGTCTCCTCAGCCCCACTGCCATCTCTCCTGTCTCTAGACCTATAAATAGAGCTAGATCCCAGCAGGTCCTAAGTGGCCAATTACAAAGTCAAAGTCAGGAGAAGGTTTAACTCAGTAAATGAACAGAAATATTTGCTGttttacattgaaaaaaaaaatcagggaaatATATGGGAGTTGATTCTGGAAGCACTTGGCCAAAAACGAGGGACATAATTTCAGGTGAGGTTCCATCTAGAATCAAGATTCAGTGGGCGAGCTAGGGAACTGGGAAGGATTCAGTTATTTCCTTTGTTGCTCAACTAAAACCTGGATGCCACAGTGGTCCACACACAGGTCAGTGAATCTTCCAGAAATCCCTTGGAATAACATAGAGGTAAGAAATCTCAGTAGAGAGGTAGGCTGGTTGGAGGGGCCTTACCATATATTATCTGTTCAACTACCCAACGGGTTGTCTGGGGAGGGTCTAGGAGACTCATCCTTTGCCGAGGCACTGAGGAAAGCACTGACAGCAGAGCATAGACATCTTGGAATAGCATCACGGTGGCTCTACTCTGAAGGCTGGAATGCCGGTGGGAGATGCAGCAGAACTGAGCTCCCAGGGCCGAGGCAGATGCCAGAACCCCAGGGCAGCAGAGAACACAGCAACATTTCCACCAGCCATGTATGCAAGGTCCCTGCGATGGCCAGCCAGTCTAGCGCAGTGAACTGACGAGCTGACCCAGAGATCTGGAGACAGCTACTCCCTCTCTCCGCCCCTCTGCCCCGACTCCCTCGCCCCAGGTCTGGTGAAGAGGCTTCATTTGCACTACCTGACTGGTCACGGCCCCTCACTGCATTTCTAGAAGTGCTTCAGTTCGAGTCCTGGGGCCCCTAAACAGAAGGAAAGGCTGGCTGTGAGCCTTCCTCCCAGCTTCACTCCAAGGGGCCAGTGGCCAAAGGAGACTACCCTGGCCTTTCAGGACTGTTGGAACCCAGTTCTTGGTGGACCACAGTTCCTAGAGCATGGGTTCTGGGTGGGGCTATTGTCATCCAATTAGCCGGACACCAAGAGGGGGACCTTCCGACTTAGAGACTCTTGCCGTTTGGTTCTGCAAACGTTTCTGACATTATGCCCTTGGAAGTCTCTCCCACAACCCTGCATTCTTGTTTTCTGCACCTGAGGCACACAACACCCAACAGGTGTAGATGGGGCCTCCCAGACTCATTCTGTAACAttatctcttcttccttcttgtcCATATTCTACGGCCCACTGTTGCCTCTGGACATGAGATGCTTCTGTTGCCACCTGCCACCAAACCACATTCTGTCCTTGCTTCCCTGCACCATCAGCTCCCAGCCCTAGGTCAGGGCGGGGTGTGACTGGCCAAGCCTAAGGAGGCTGGGAGGTGAAGTTGGAGCATGTCCAGTGTTTAAACTTGGAGCCAGGCTGTCTCCTGCCACACGGCACCAGGTGAAGAATTCTCCACCTTCCCTCACCTTTTCTTCCCTGTGGCGTATCTCCTATTGTCCAATGCTGCTTCTAGAAACAGAGTGTTTCTGATGCCACCTGCCACCAAAATGCATCATCGGCTCTCCCTGCACATGGGCCACATGAAGCTGGGGACACAGAAGCTCTCCTAGCTGGAGGGGCGAGCTCCCTGGCTGAGTCTTCAGGGGCGTGCCCAAAGATACACGGGATTGGTTGAACATCCACCAGGCCTTTTGAGATGATCCTCTGCCATTTTCACATGGGGTTATACTCTCCCAACTCTCCTGACTGTAAGATGGAAAATGATTTGGGAGTAATTGCTGTGTGTGGAGGAGGTGGGACAACAGACTCTTAGAGCAAGGTTTCAGGTCAACCAAGACGTTAGAAAATTGTGCTGCATAATACAATCCCTTCCTAAGATACATATccgagaacacacacacacttaagacTGTAAAATGCTTTTTGCActgttttagctgcatcccacaaattttaatacATGGCGTTTTCATTATCTTTCAGTCCTAAATTTTCTCTAACATTCATTAGGAATTATTGACTTATAGGTAATTTAGAACTGTTTTTAAACTTCCAAACATGAAATTTTGACAATTACCTCTTAAATTTTTTAACTAAATTGTGCTGTGGCCAGATAATATATGTTGTATGACACCAGTTCTTTGAAACTTAAGACTTGTTCTACGGACTGGTAGATCAGATTTCATCACTGCTCCATCCGCTGGAAGAGAGTGTACACTGTTTTCAGATACACTGTTCTATGTGCATTAGATCAAGCTTGTGAACTCTACCACCGAAACCTACCGTATCCATCTGATTTTTGTCTGCCTAATGTATCAATTCCTAAGAGATGTTAAAAATCTCCCACTTCTGTTTGTGAATTGCTTTCTCCTTGTCGTTGTGTCAGTTTTTTTGCTAAATAATTCGAAGCTGCGATCCTGGTGCACCTGTCAGCACTGTTCTACCTTCCAGGAGAACTGAACCCCCTTCCAACACGCCGTGATATTCTTTACCTTTAGCGATGCGTGTCGTCCCCAAGCCCCCTGTGTCTAATACAGCCACACCAGCTTCCTTTTGGCTACACTGCTTCTTAACCCAGTTTGGTCAAAAGAATTTTATTAAcggctttattgaaatataattcacatcccATAAAATTCATCTGAGTTTTGTCAATTTGGATTTAATCCTCCATCTTACTTTCTCTTCCATTCACCTGGCTGAGTTCTAgattttgttctttctctcccACTTTCTTCTACATTGGTGTCTTCCCACCCCattccattttttccttcctcctagTTTAGTTTACAGTTTCTATCTTTCAGTGGTGACCTTAGGATTTTtaatgtgcatgtttaacttgaATTCTAATTTTTGCCCTTCTTAGAAATAAACTTGGAATACTTCAATTCCAGTCACCCTGAGGTTGGCCCCACCTTCTCCCAGTTACCCAAGCCCATCAATTCCACATTTGGCCTGGGCTACAGGGGTTGGATCTTCGTCCCTTCCAAGTGACGTTTGGACTGACACAGGCAGTCACAAAGGCCGTTCCCTTCCAGCCCCTGTAAACACGAGTGGGGCAAGAAGGGGCCAGTGAAGAGCCCCCAacccccccacaccccccacACTGCTCCCTCGTCCCTCACCCTGCAAACTCTCAGGCAGCTTTCCCGCCGCAGAGAGGAGGCTAGAGCCCGGATCCAGTTCACGCCCCTGACCCGGGTCTGAAGGATCTGGGTCCCTGACCTGAACAAGGCTCTCCTTCCCATTTGAGACCCGGGCCCCCACAGCCCTGGGAGGCGAGCCTCCACTTTGCACGGAGGAGCCACGTGCGCACAGACGGGGGGCTCGCCCAGCGTCCCCCGACGTGGAGCTTCTCAAGTCCCAGACGTCGTCTGGGCCCTGGGCAGCAGGCCCTCGCGCCGGGCCGGCCTGCTCCCGGTCCCGGGGCGGGATCCGGCGCTTCCTGCGGGCCTTCTCCCGGCGCCGCCGGATCTTCACCTCCGCTGGGCGCGCCGCTTCTCCGTGCGCCTCAGGGCCTCCTGCCGCCGGTGCTCGCAGTGGAGGGTCTTCACGCCCTCGGCCTCGAGCTCCCGGGCCTTGCCCTCGCCCTGCCGCGCCCGCAGGCGCTCCAGCAGCTGCCGGTAGTTCTTGCCCGTCAGCGGCGTCAGGTTCCCCTTCAGCTCCcgcctctcctccttcctgcgCTGGGCCTTGCTGGCCGGCTCCTCCTCGCTCACCTCCACCTCGGGGGCGGGGGAGCCGCAGCACGTGACTACAGCTCCGCCCACACCACCCGGGGTCCCCACCAGGCCCCCGGACGGCGctaccaccccccaccccacagaCGGGCGGCCGCGGTCCAGAGGCGGCGCAGGCGGGGCGCTCAGCCAAGGCCACGGCCAGCACGGGGGAGCGCCGGGGTCCCGGGCTCGGAGCCCCAGCCTCCGCGCCTCCACGGCTGCACCCACCCCTCACCTTGTTGAAGAGCAGCCCGGGCTGCCCCTGCGCCTCCTCTCGGGGCGCCTCGGGGGGCGGGTCGGCGGCCCCCGCGGCCTCCTCGGCCTTCGCCGCCTTCTCCTGTGCCCTCAGCTCCTTTCGCTTCCTCTTCCTCCGGTCCCGCTCCTGCTTCCTCCGGCGTCTTCTCTCCAAAGTGGCGGGAGACACCTCCTTGGTGCTGCCCTGGAGGAGAGAGTGGGTGTTCACTTCAAGGTTCTCCCAACTTCAGGGCTCCCAGTCTGGCACGCGGAATCGGCAGGAAGACACCTGAGGAAATCCTTGCGCAGGACAAGGGGCCCACTGAGTTCAGTGGTCCACTCCGAGATGACCTATCACCCAAAATGCAAGTGACCCCAAAAGGGACAAGGGGCCCTCGAGTAAGAACCATGACTTCCAGTTTCCAGGCACTGACCATGGGCTAGGGCACTTTACAGACACGAAATCTCCCAACAACCCAGTAAAGGAGATACTGTCCTCCATCCCTTATAGATGAGAAGGGCACGCAGCTTGGCAAAGGCCGCCAACCAGACCTGGTGTCAGGTGAGAAGAACTCAGTGCCTGTGCGGGCCATGGCACTATTCTGCTGGTGACATCCCCAAGCCCTGCTCTCACCAACAGCCTGTCCCATCCTGGGGCCAACAGGGGGCCTCCGGACCAGACTGACCCAGACCTGCACTGCAGGAAGGCCGGCCCAGAGCCTGGACCGCTCCCTGGGAACCAGCCTCCAGGTGGTGCTGAATGAAG encodes the following:
- the LOC131393633 gene encoding surfeit locus protein 6-like produces the protein MASLLTKDAYLQSLARKICSQPSAELQKCESAGRTRGSEAAGPPEKKRNNAQKKPRAREEEAAEPQAQALGEKSPAASGARRPVTAKEEEPSSSTGAPADGLATEPDSVFALDVLRQRLHEKIREARGQGSTKEVSPATLERRRRRKQERDRRKRKRKELRAQEKAAKAEEAAGAADPPPEAPREEAQGQPGLLFNKVEVSEEEPASKAQRRKEERRELKGNLTPLTGKNYRQLLERLRARQGEGKARELEAEGVKTLHCEHRRQEALRRTEKRRAQRR